The Nitrospirota bacterium genome includes the window CTTCATCCTTCATCCTTTCTCTCTCATCACACATCACGGATTACGGTCTTACTGCTTGCTGCTTTAGTCCTTTCCCTTTCCATCGCCGCTTATCAGAGAAATGCCGTTTGGAAGGATGAAATGAGCTTATGGACAGATGTAGTCAGCAAAAGTCCAAATAAAGCAAGAGGCTACAATGGCATCGGCATTGCCTATAAAAAATTAAAACAATATGCTAAAGCAATTGAACAGTTCCAAAATGCCGCAAGATTAGATTCAAAAAATGCAGAAGCGCATTACAACTTAGGCAATACCTACAAAGATTTGGGACTTATTGACAATGCAGTATCAGAATATCAAACTGCGCTGACGATAGACCCTTATATCGCAGAAATCCAT containing:
- a CDS encoding tetratricopeptide repeat protein, whose product is LHPSSFLSHHTSRITVLLLAALVLSLSIAAYQRNAVWKDEMSLWTDVVSKSPNKARGYNGIGIAYKKLKQYAKAIEQFQNAARLDSKNAEAHYNLGNTYKDLGLIDNAVSEYQTALTIDPYIAEIHFSFANVLKNKGLIDGAIEHYKIAIKLQPDFTAAHNYLGFAYYYYKRQINEAMEEYQVALKQDPRNAATHLNLGIVYKSMGHADKAMKHFNIARELNPSLYNTKTSHP